A window of the Zeugodacus cucurbitae isolate PBARC_wt_2022May chromosome 2, idZeuCucr1.2, whole genome shotgun sequence genome harbors these coding sequences:
- the LOC105213299 gene encoding uncharacterized protein LOC105213299 encodes MPIMEDSGIDSEDKQSNNYEDSTVPRMEKITTPINTMTEVYDASAVSHMADLEVVFRGSSGPTMGSNANAVVPEATTHKTTVTKAATSAALTAGDSEDDSTATSNQPAPNTCRILQRKLELKVERARRNFSQHQQQQEQIRKSQSANLIPISRLPIPGDSEQKPLVDYKSDSSDEPEEISFFPAKLKNAQRQRKTELSDTFSIQEMTIESDLDSDDSGSQNLELLPPLRKTNFLENLKICFGCGNRRS; translated from the exons ATGCCTATCATGGAGGATAGCGGTATCGATAGTGAGGATAAGCAGTCGAACAATTATGAGGATTCAACAGTG CCAAgaatggaaaaaataacaacaccaataaaCACAATGACTGAGGTCTATGATGCGTCTGCAGTTAGCCATATGGCGGACTTGGAGGTCGTCTTCCGTGGTAGCAGCGGTCCAACGATGGGCAGTAATGCAAATGCAGTCGTGCCGGAAGCCACGACGCATAAAACGACTGTCACAAAAGCAGCAACGTCAGCAGCGTTAACAGCTGGCGACAGCGAAGATGATTCCACAGCGACCAGCAATCAACCGGCACCGAACACCTGTCGCATACTGCAGCGCAAGCTGGAGCTCAAAGTGGAGCGTGCGAGACGCAACTTTAGccaacaccagcagcagcaggagCAG ATACGAAAATCGCAATCCGCTAATCTCATACCCATTAGCCGATTGCCCATACCAGGCGATTCGGAGCAGAAACCACTTGTAGATTATAAGTCCGATAGCAG CGATGAACCAGAGGAGATTTCCTTCTTCCCAGCTAAACTGAAAAATGCTCAGCGACAGCGCAAAACGGAACTTAGCGACACTTTCAGCATACAGGAGATGACTATAGAATCCGACTTGGACTCGGACGATAGCGGTTCGCAAAACCTCGAATTGTTGCCACCGTTGAGAAAGACGAATTTCTTGGAGAATTTGAAGATTTGCTTCGGTTGTGGGAATAGAAGAAGCTAA